A region from the Leptotrichia sp. OH3620_COT-345 genome encodes:
- a CDS encoding TM2 domain-containing protein, translated as MVNEDNNYDSQMREDAYMKKEGTTNESVYDDFQMQGNFHTGRNVTVSEEFVNNFLMAHSNNLPSDKIYMLKERIRKLPKENADRLQFISLKNASTMILISIFLGQWGIDRFMLGETGLGILKFLTCGACGVWTVIDWFMISKKTKEYNFKLIMNALM; from the coding sequence ATGGTAAATGAAGATAACAATTATGATTCACAGATGAGAGAAGATGCTTATATGAAGAAAGAAGGAACGACAAACGAAAGTGTTTATGATGATTTTCAAATGCAGGGAAATTTTCATACCGGAAGAAATGTAACAGTAAGTGAAGAATTTGTGAATAATTTTTTGATGGCTCATTCAAATAATTTGCCGTCAGATAAAATTTATATGCTAAAAGAAAGAATAAGAAAATTACCGAAAGAAAATGCTGATCGTTTACAGTTTATTTCATTGAAAAATGCTTCTACAATGATTTTGATTTCAATATTTTTAGGGCAATGGGGTATTGACAGGTTCATGTTGGGAGAAACAGGATTAGGAATTCTTAAATTTCTGACATGTGGTGCCTGCGGTGTGTGGACAGTAATAGACTGGTTTATGATTTCAAAGAAAACAAAAGAATACAATTTTAAATTAATAATGAATGCTTTAATGTAA
- the lpxA gene encoding acyl-ACP--UDP-N-acetylglucosamine O-acyltransferase — MSTNNIHPTAIIAEEAKLGENVTVGPYSVIGPEVVIGNGTTVESHVVIDGETIIGENNYIFSFASIGKVPQDLKFKGEKTKVVIGNNNKIREFVTIHRGTDDKYETRIGNNCLIMAYVHIAHDCIIGDNCVLANAATFAGHVEVEDYAVVGGLTAVHQFTRVGRHAMIGGCSAVTQDVVPYMLSEGNKARAVYINIVGLQRRGFSEEQIKTLREIYKIIFKKKLKLEEALQILERDYKDFDEAMKVVEFIRKSKRGITR; from the coding sequence ATGAGTACGAACAATATACATCCTACGGCAATAATAGCTGAGGAAGCTAAGCTCGGAGAGAATGTAACGGTCGGTCCCTATTCGGTTATAGGTCCCGAAGTGGTAATAGGAAACGGTACAACAGTGGAATCCCATGTTGTAATAGACGGGGAAACAATAATAGGAGAGAATAATTACATATTTTCTTTCGCATCAATAGGAAAAGTTCCTCAGGATTTAAAATTTAAAGGGGAAAAAACAAAAGTAGTCATAGGAAATAATAATAAAATAAGAGAATTTGTAACTATTCACAGGGGGACCGATGATAAATATGAAACGCGAATCGGAAATAACTGTCTTATAATGGCATATGTACATATTGCTCATGATTGTATCATAGGAGATAACTGTGTTCTTGCTAACGCAGCAACATTTGCAGGTCATGTTGAAGTGGAGGATTATGCGGTTGTTGGAGGATTGACAGCTGTTCATCAGTTTACAAGAGTAGGAAGGCATGCCATGATAGGAGGTTGTTCGGCAGTAACTCAGGATGTAGTCCCTTACATGCTGTCAGAAGGGAATAAAGCGAGAGCCGTATATATAAATATTGTAGGACTTCAAAGAAGAGGGTTTTCAGAAGAGCAGATAAAAACTTTGAGAGAGATATATAAAATTATATTTAAGAAAAAGTTGAAATTGGAAGAAGCTCTACAAATACTTGAGAGAGATTATAAAGATTTTGATGAGGCAATGAAAGTAGTCGAATTTATAAGAAAAAGTAAAAGAGGAATTACAAGATAA
- a CDS encoding DUF2752 domain-containing protein, protein MYISLPIVIYIFYYFKLPTPLSLILKPFGINYWSIGLTRASIQLISLNLKKAYEYNPLIYSVFIIGISHLLVFPLFNPKN, encoded by the coding sequence TTGTATATAAGTCTCCCGATTGTAATTTATATTTTTTATTATTTTAAGTTGCCGACACCACTGAGTTTAATTTTAAAACCTTTCGGAATTAATTATTGGAGTATAGGATTAACAAGGGCAAGTATTCAACTTATAAGTTTAAATTTAAAGAAAGCTTATGAATACAATCCTTTAATTTATTCTGTGTTTATTATAGGAATATCGCATTTGCTTGTATTTCCTTTATTTAATCCGAAAAATTAA
- a CDS encoding alpha-glucosidase, with translation MNNKKEHIEWWKKEVAYQIYPKSFYDSNNDGIGDLNGITEKLDYLSDLGITLIWICPIFKSPMDDNGYDISDYYDIAPEFGTLKDLDNLIKEAKKRNIKIILDLVINHTSDEHEWFQEALKNPESKYRDYYIFKRGKNGLPPTNWRSHFGGSVWEKIEGERDKDGNEMYYLHLFTKKQPDLNWENPEVRKELYKMVNYWLEKGIAGFRIDAINSIKKDQRYLDLPVDGVDGLGFNIKYTLNQTGIEEFLEELSNETFKKYNCVTVAETPDLEYDRYEKFIGENGFFSMIFDFNYADLDMEEGTYFRRRNFTVKELKEKIFQSQKIIQKYGWGAPFLENHDQPRSIDKYFGENAGELTAKLLGSLFFFLKGTPFIYQGQELGISNFERKSVEEFDDIASKDQYYRAIKEGYSPEEALYHVNRRSRDNSRTPFHWNANENGGFSEIPVKTWIKMNDSYKNINVAAQIKNKSSVLSYYKKMIRLRQNSKYSNCLIFGEFIPVSIENDEVIAYLRTDNEHKIICVNNFSNKKQDIKFSVNFKIKEILLTNIENPEVKENGIILNPFQTILAVTE, from the coding sequence GTGAATAATAAAAAAGAGCATATAGAATGGTGGAAAAAAGAAGTGGCTTATCAAATATATCCGAAAAGTTTTTATGACAGTAATAACGATGGTATAGGAGATTTGAACGGAATCACTGAAAAATTGGATTATTTAAGTGACTTAGGTATAACTCTTATATGGATATGTCCGATATTTAAATCTCCTATGGACGATAACGGTTACGATATTTCAGATTATTACGATATTGCTCCTGAATTCGGTACATTGAAAGATTTGGACAATCTCATAAAAGAAGCAAAAAAAAGAAATATAAAAATCATTCTCGATTTAGTAATAAATCATACTTCTGACGAACATGAATGGTTTCAGGAAGCATTAAAAAATCCTGAGAGTAAATATAGAGATTATTATATTTTTAAAAGAGGAAAAAACGGACTTCCTCCTACAAACTGGCGTTCACATTTTGGAGGTTCGGTCTGGGAAAAAATCGAGGGGGAAAGGGATAAAGACGGAAATGAAATGTATTATTTACATTTATTTACAAAAAAACAGCCTGACTTGAATTGGGAAAATCCTGAGGTGAGGAAGGAGCTTTACAAAATGGTAAATTATTGGTTGGAAAAAGGTATTGCAGGCTTTAGGATAGATGCTATTAATTCCATTAAAAAAGATCAGAGATATTTAGATTTGCCTGTTGACGGGGTTGACGGGCTCGGGTTCAATATAAAATATACTTTAAATCAAACCGGAATAGAAGAATTTCTTGAGGAGCTAAGCAATGAAACGTTTAAAAAATATAATTGTGTGACAGTTGCTGAAACTCCTGACTTGGAGTATGACAGATATGAAAAATTTATAGGGGAAAACGGTTTTTTTTCAATGATATTTGATTTCAACTATGCTGATTTGGACATGGAAGAGGGAACTTATTTCAGAAGAAGAAATTTTACCGTAAAAGAATTAAAAGAAAAAATATTTCAAAGTCAGAAAATAATTCAGAAATACGGATGGGGTGCTCCATTTCTTGAAAACCATGATCAACCGAGGAGTATTGATAAATATTTCGGGGAAAATGCCGGTGAACTTACTGCAAAATTACTTGGAAGTCTGTTTTTCTTTCTAAAGGGGACACCTTTCATATATCAGGGACAAGAATTGGGGATAAGCAACTTTGAAAGAAAATCAGTAGAAGAGTTTGATGATATAGCAAGTAAAGATCAATATTATCGTGCTATAAAAGAAGGATATTCTCCTGAAGAAGCACTTTACCATGTAAATAGACGAAGCAGAGATAATTCAAGAACTCCTTTTCACTGGAATGCCAATGAAAATGGAGGATTTTCAGAAATACCTGTAAAAACATGGATAAAAATGAATGACAGTTATAAAAATATAAATGTTGCAGCACAAATAAAGAATAAAAGTTCAGTTTTATCTTATTATAAAAAAATGATAAGGCTTCGACAAAACAGTAAATATTCGAATTGTCTTATTTTTGGGGAATTTATACCTGTTAGTATTGAAAATGATGAAGTTATAGCTTATTTAAGAACGGATAATGAACATAAAATAATCTGTGTAAATAATTTTTCAAATAAAAAGCAGGATATAAAATTTTCTGTAAACTTCAAGATAAAAGAAATATTACTTACAAATATAGAAAATCCTGAAGTTAAAGAAAATGGAATAATTTTAAATCCTTTTCAAACAATACTGGCTGTAACAGAATAA
- a CDS encoding ATP-dependent helicase, whose translation MSILDELNSEQRKAAEKIDGPILILAGAGSGKTRTVTYRIAHMIREKDVSPLNILALTFTNKAAKEMKERAEALIGADSYNLVVSTFHSFSVRLLKTYSERIGYGRNFNIYDIDDQKTIITKIKREMDIKDDDFASGRIANRISKLKEQGIGTAELEDEIDIKLPANKIFYDIYVKYNQILKANNAMDFSDLLLNARKLLEDPYVLEKVQDRYRYIVVDEYQDTNDIQYQIINMIASKYKNICVVGDEDQSIYAFRGANINNILNFERDYSDAFVVKLERNYRSTKRILDVANEIIKNNKSSKGKKLWTDGEQGEKIKIFNAENVYNEADYIVENIKSKSSGGCFYKDMTILYRTNAQSRVLEEKLLGANIPYKIYGGMQFFQRKEIKDILAYLSLLNNKNDNHNFLRIINIPKRSIGDKTLEKIGSLAEEKGLSMLDALKFTDEIAGIRAGVKETLTNFYNMMQGIYESLDELSVKEVFDEVLSKTKYIDSIEDNKEDRVKNIEELLNSITEAQKRNEGLSLNEYLDMVSLSTSTDEMENEENFVKLMTVHSSKGLEFDYVFIAGMEDGLFPSCNFETPEEDIEEERRLCYVAVTRAKKELFISHVSERMVWGQMNFMIKPSRFIYEMKQDNLEYLSEKFAKFTKKMEKMTVVDGKKKTKIENFNPFSIKSVRTPELKHRHDLKYKVGDKVIHIKFGKGKIKSIDSKSLIIDFPVGEKKIALILAEKILKSE comes from the coding sequence ATGAGTATTTTAGATGAATTGAACAGTGAACAGAGAAAAGCGGCGGAAAAAATAGACGGTCCTATTTTAATACTTGCCGGTGCAGGAAGCGGGAAAACACGTACAGTTACATACAGAATAGCTCATATGATAAGAGAAAAAGATGTTTCGCCACTAAATATACTGGCGTTGACATTTACGAATAAAGCGGCAAAAGAAATGAAGGAAAGAGCTGAAGCATTAATAGGTGCCGATTCGTATAACCTTGTAGTATCGACATTTCATTCATTTTCAGTAAGACTGCTGAAAACTTATTCTGAAAGAATAGGTTATGGAAGAAATTTCAATATATATGATATAGATGATCAGAAAACGATAATTACTAAAATAAAAAGAGAAATGGATATAAAAGATGACGACTTTGCATCAGGTAGAATTGCCAACAGAATAAGTAAACTGAAAGAACAGGGGATAGGAACAGCGGAACTGGAAGATGAAATAGACATAAAATTACCTGCCAATAAAATATTTTATGACATATATGTAAAGTATAACCAAATTTTAAAGGCAAATAATGCAATGGATTTTTCGGATTTACTTTTGAATGCCAGAAAACTGTTGGAAGATCCTTACGTTCTTGAAAAAGTCCAGGACAGATACAGGTACATAGTTGTAGATGAATATCAGGATACTAATGATATTCAGTATCAAATAATAAATATGATTGCTTCAAAATATAAGAATATTTGTGTAGTAGGAGATGAAGATCAGAGTATATATGCTTTCAGAGGAGCAAATATAAATAATATATTGAATTTTGAAAGAGATTATTCCGATGCTTTTGTAGTAAAACTTGAAAGAAATTACAGATCTACAAAAAGAATACTTGATGTGGCCAATGAAATTATAAAAAATAATAAAAGTTCCAAAGGGAAAAAACTTTGGACTGACGGTGAACAGGGAGAAAAAATCAAAATATTCAATGCGGAAAATGTCTACAATGAAGCTGACTATATAGTCGAAAACATAAAGTCAAAATCTTCAGGAGGGTGTTTTTATAAAGATATGACAATTTTATACAGAACCAATGCCCAGTCAAGAGTTCTTGAAGAAAAACTTCTCGGAGCAAATATTCCATATAAAATTTATGGCGGAATGCAATTTTTCCAGAGAAAAGAAATTAAAGATATTTTAGCATATTTAAGTCTTTTGAACAATAAGAATGATAACCATAATTTCTTAAGAATTATAAATATTCCTAAACGTTCCATAGGGGATAAAACTTTGGAAAAGATAGGGTCTCTTGCAGAAGAAAAGGGACTTTCAATGTTGGATGCCCTTAAGTTTACAGATGAAATAGCGGGAATAAGAGCAGGCGTGAAAGAAACTCTTACAAATTTCTATAATATGATGCAGGGAATTTATGAAAGTCTGGATGAATTATCTGTAAAAGAAGTATTTGATGAAGTTTTGTCAAAAACTAAGTACATTGACTCGATAGAAGATAACAAAGAAGACAGGGTAAAAAATATCGAAGAGCTTTTAAATAGTATAACTGAAGCTCAAAAGCGGAATGAAGGACTTTCGTTAAATGAATATCTGGATATGGTATCTCTCAGTACATCTACTGATGAAATGGAAAATGAGGAAAATTTTGTAAAACTTATGACTGTACACAGTTCAAAAGGTCTTGAATTTGATTATGTATTTATTGCAGGAATGGAAGACGGACTTTTTCCGTCATGTAATTTTGAAACACCTGAAGAGGATATTGAAGAAGAAAGAAGGCTTTGTTATGTGGCGGTAACGAGAGCGAAAAAAGAACTTTTCATTTCTCATGTATCCGAAAGAATGGTATGGGGACAGATGAACTTTATGATAAAACCGTCGAGGTTTATTTATGAAATGAAACAGGATAATTTGGAATACCTTTCTGAAAAATTTGCAAAATTTACTAAGAAAATGGAAAAAATGACAGTTGTAGACGGTAAGAAGAAAACAAAAATAGAAAATTTCAATCCTTTTTCAATAAAATCCGTAAGAACTCCTGAGTTGAAACACAGACATGACTTGAAATACAAAGTGGGGGACAAAGTAATACATATTAAATTCGGAAAAGGGAAAATAAAAAGTATTGACTCCAAAAGCCTAATTATTGATTTTCCTGTGGGAGAAAAGAAAATAGCATTAATACTTGCAGAAAAAATTTTAAAAAGTGAATAG
- a CDS encoding LpxI family protein, whose amino-acid sequence MNKVGLIAGNGKLPELFLRQCQKKGMEVFSVYLFDSVEESIKLYENSIKYSVAQPGKIISYFKKNGLSHIVMLGKVEKNLIFSNLKFDFTATKILLSAKNKKDKNILKAVINYIESENITVLPQNYLLDDYIVKEINYTKIFPTANDQKTVKIGIEAAKVLTDIDAGQTVVAKDESVVALEGIEGTDKTILRAGEFAGKNCIVVKMARKNQDYRIDIPTIGLETIKKVVEIKAKGIIIEANKMLFIDQKQVIDYANKNKIFIKGIKYE is encoded by the coding sequence ATGAATAAGGTAGGCTTAATAGCCGGAAATGGGAAACTGCCTGAATTATTTTTAAGGCAATGCCAAAAAAAAGGAATGGAAGTATTTTCCGTCTATTTATTCGATAGTGTGGAAGAAAGTATAAAATTATATGAAAATTCAATAAAATATAGTGTAGCACAACCGGGGAAGATAATTTCTTATTTTAAGAAAAACGGACTTTCCCATATTGTTATGCTTGGAAAAGTTGAAAAAAATCTCATTTTTTCAAATTTGAAATTTGATTTTACAGCGACAAAAATTTTGCTTTCAGCTAAAAATAAAAAAGACAAGAATATACTAAAAGCTGTTATAAATTATATAGAATCTGAAAATATAACGGTCTTACCTCAAAATTATCTTTTAGATGATTACATAGTGAAAGAGATTAACTATACAAAAATATTTCCTACGGCAAATGATCAAAAAACTGTAAAAATAGGAATAGAAGCCGCAAAAGTGCTCACGGACATAGATGCAGGGCAGACAGTCGTAGCAAAAGATGAGTCGGTAGTTGCTCTTGAGGGGATAGAAGGAACTGATAAAACAATATTACGTGCAGGAGAATTTGCAGGTAAAAACTGTATAGTTGTTAAAATGGCGAGAAAAAATCAGGATTATAGGATAGATATTCCAACAATAGGACTGGAAACAATAAAAAAAGTAGTGGAAATAAAAGCAAAAGGAATAATTATCGAAGCGAATAAAATGCTTTTTATAGATCAGAAGCAGGTTATTGACTATGCAAATAAAAATAAAATTTTTATAAAGGGAATAAAGTATGAATGA
- the lpxC gene encoding UDP-3-O-acyl-N-acetylglucosamine deacetylase, which translates to MKRKTIKNEVEINGIGLHKGEKIKLILKPGIENQGIIFKRADITDKDNIIKVSYKNLFDLERGTNIKNHDDIKVHTIEHFLSSLSVSGITDITAEISGNELPILDGSSIQFMEKLQEAGIKEFESEIEPIVIKKPVIFKDEKNGKYVLALPYDGFKISYTIDFNHSFLKSQYFEIDVNIDDYIEKISKSRTFAFDYEIDFLKKNNLALGGSLENAVVVGKNGPLNPEGLRYSDEFVRHKILDIIGDLYVLGIPVKGHIIAVKAGHYINAKLTELIAEEYKIFSK; encoded by the coding sequence GTGAAAAGGAAAACGATAAAAAATGAAGTTGAAATAAATGGTATCGGACTTCATAAAGGAGAAAAAATAAAACTAATTTTAAAACCCGGGATAGAAAATCAAGGTATTATTTTTAAAAGAGCGGATATTACAGATAAAGACAACATTATAAAAGTAAGTTATAAAAATTTATTTGACTTAGAACGAGGAACAAACATAAAAAATCATGATGATATCAAAGTACATACAATAGAACATTTTCTGTCTTCTCTTTCAGTTTCGGGGATAACTGATATAACAGCGGAAATAAGCGGAAATGAATTACCTATATTAGATGGAAGTTCCATACAGTTTATGGAAAAGCTGCAGGAAGCGGGAATAAAGGAATTTGAAAGTGAAATTGAGCCCATTGTGATAAAAAAGCCGGTTATTTTTAAAGATGAAAAAAATGGAAAATATGTTTTAGCATTGCCCTATGACGGATTTAAAATATCTTATACAATAGATTTCAATCACAGCTTTTTAAAATCCCAGTATTTTGAAATAGATGTAAATATTGATGATTATATTGAAAAAATATCGAAATCGAGAACTTTTGCCTTTGACTATGAAATAGATTTTTTGAAAAAAAACAATTTGGCTTTAGGGGGAAGTCTTGAAAATGCTGTAGTTGTCGGAAAAAATGGTCCTTTAAATCCTGAAGGACTCAGATATTCTGATGAATTTGTGAGACATAAAATTTTAGATATTATCGGAGATCTTTATGTATTGGGTATACCTGTAAAAGGTCACATAATTGCAGTTAAGGCAGGACACTATATAAATGCCAAGTTGACGGAACTTATAGCCGAAGAATATAAAATTTTTTCAAAGTAA
- a CDS encoding GNAT family N-acetyltransferase, whose translation MNIILWDNNKQKNKIAEIKSMDSEFRFDNDKEKLFILYSEEKIYGYAVIELKENTELKRIFIINRLRNNGYGTILLKYIINWLINNNFDSLIVKNHKKMNNFLEKQRFIKTENNYILENLTENKKQEKNLFFVSKFAILINIVLALLKIISGIMFKSTSLLADGINSLSDLITNILVIIGLKFGSNPEDKDHPFGHGKIESVFSVIIGTFIILTAFDLIKGNIGNTFSNENHILIGPIPILVTITAIIIKIFQLIFMKYKTKTYRGQLINSLLKDYKADIAVSSAVLAGIFLAVINPVFDTVIGIIISIYIIGEGYKLIKENALILLDSQDEELLENIKKDVFKFEEIENAHDFRMTTSGKNVYIFVDIRVNKSMSVHEAHEISNKISKFIKHKYKNIKRVLIHIEPLY comes from the coding sequence ATGAATATTATTTTATGGGATAATAACAAACAAAAAAATAAAATTGCGGAAATAAAAAGTATGGATTCTGAATTTAGATTTGATAATGATAAGGAAAAGCTGTTTATTTTATATTCCGAAGAAAAAATTTACGGATATGCAGTTATTGAATTAAAGGAAAATACTGAATTGAAAAGAATATTCATAATAAATAGGTTGAGAAATAACGGGTACGGAACAATATTACTGAAATATATTATAAACTGGCTTATAAATAACAATTTTGATTCTCTCATAGTAAAAAACCATAAAAAAATGAATAATTTTCTTGAAAAACAGAGGTTTATAAAAACTGAAAATAATTACATTTTAGAAAATTTAACGGAAAATAAGAAACAGGAAAAGAATTTATTTTTTGTATCTAAATTTGCTATTTTAATAAATATAGTACTTGCATTACTGAAAATTATTTCAGGGATAATGTTTAAAAGCACTTCTTTACTTGCAGATGGTATAAATTCTCTTTCAGATCTGATTACAAACATACTTGTAATAATAGGATTAAAATTCGGTTCAAATCCTGAAGATAAGGATCATCCTTTCGGGCATGGTAAAATAGAATCGGTTTTCAGTGTTATAATCGGAACCTTTATTATTCTTACAGCTTTTGATTTAATAAAGGGAAATATTGGAAACACATTTTCAAATGAAAATCATATTCTTATAGGACCGATTCCTATTTTAGTAACTATAACGGCAATAATAATAAAAATTTTCCAATTGATATTTATGAAATATAAAACAAAAACCTACAGAGGACAGCTTATAAATTCTCTTTTGAAAGACTATAAGGCTGATATAGCGGTATCATCGGCAGTACTTGCAGGAATTTTTCTTGCGGTTATAAATCCTGTCTTTGATACGGTAATAGGGATAATTATATCAATTTATATTATCGGAGAAGGGTATAAACTTATAAAGGAGAATGCTTTAATACTTCTTGATTCTCAGGATGAAGAATTACTTGAAAATATAAAAAAAGATGTATTTAAATTTGAAGAAATAGAAAATGCCCACGATTTTAGAATGACTACTTCAGGGAAAAATGTTTATATTTTTGTTGATATAAGAGTAAATAAGTCGATGTCGGTTCATGAAGCCCATGAAATATCAAACAAAATTTCCAAATTTATAAAACATAAATATAAAAATATAAAAAGAGTTTTAATTCATATAGAGCCTCTTTATTAA
- the lpxB gene encoding lipid-A-disaccharide synthase: MNDIKRVFVSCGEMSGDLHLSYIIEEIRKKASNIEFYGVVGDKSINAGANKVTHIKDNDIMGFVEALKKYKYFKQKASEYIHYIKSNNIDTVIFVDFGGFNLRFFKLLKKNLPFIKTVYYIPPKIWAWGKKRIRIVKEFDEVIVIFPFEKKYFDGIEKESGLNVKYFGNPLTDKYEFSDKLGTDILLLPGSRKQEIEKFIPVIAELIKSGKMKNEKFIMKLADKSHLNYIENIEKKLNINLNEMNNLKISFDSIQELRNKFKYAIATSGTVTFELSLMGLPVITVYKTSPINAFIARKIVNIKYISLTNLNAGKEIYPELLQENFSSEKLHRQCEKMEKEKENIVEELKKEREKLGGKGVLDKITDYLIKKINNQNIIKN, encoded by the coding sequence ATGAATGATATAAAAAGAGTGTTCGTATCGTGTGGTGAAATGTCGGGAGATCTTCATTTATCTTATATTATAGAAGAAATAAGAAAAAAAGCTTCTAATATTGAATTTTATGGAGTGGTAGGTGATAAATCCATAAATGCGGGAGCAAATAAAGTAACTCATATAAAAGATAATGATATAATGGGGTTTGTGGAAGCGTTGAAAAAGTATAAGTATTTTAAGCAGAAAGCATCGGAATATATTCATTATATAAAAAGTAACAATATTGATACAGTAATATTTGTAGATTTTGGAGGATTTAATTTAAGATTTTTTAAATTACTTAAAAAAAATCTGCCTTTTATAAAAACGGTATATTATATTCCTCCGAAAATATGGGCATGGGGTAAAAAAAGAATAAGAATTGTGAAAGAATTTGATGAAGTAATTGTCATTTTTCCTTTTGAAAAGAAATATTTTGACGGAATAGAAAAGGAATCAGGGTTAAATGTGAAATATTTCGGAAATCCATTGACAGATAAGTATGAATTTTCCGATAAATTAGGAACGGACATACTTTTGTTGCCGGGAAGTCGTAAGCAGGAAATAGAAAAGTTTATACCTGTTATAGCGGAATTGATTAAAAGTGGAAAAATGAAAAATGAAAAATTTATAATGAAGCTTGCAGATAAATCACATTTGAATTATATAGAAAACATAGAAAAAAAACTTAATATAAATTTGAATGAAATGAATAATTTGAAAATAAGTTTTGATTCAATACAGGAATTAAGAAATAAATTTAAATATGCAATTGCTACATCGGGAACGGTAACTTTTGAACTGTCTCTTATGGGATTACCTGTAATAACTGTTTATAAGACATCTCCGATAAATGCTTTTATTGCAAGAAAAATAGTAAATATAAAATATATCTCATTAACGAATCTGAATGCCGGAAAGGAAATATATCCTGAACTTCTTCAGGAAAATTTCAGTTCGGAAAAATTACATAGACAATGTGAAAAAATGGAAAAAGAAAAAGAAAACATAGTGGAAGAGCTAAAAAAAGAAAGGGAAAAACTTGGTGGAAAAGGAGTTTTGGACAAAATAACCGATTATTTAATAAAAAAAATTAATAATCAAAACATTATAAAAAATTAA
- the fabZ gene encoding 3-hydroxyacyl-ACP dehydratase FabZ, producing MEPVMNIEDIMKILPHRYPFLLVDRVIEKNGTETLVAIKNVTMNEEFFNGHFPGKPVMPGVLQVEAMAQAVGLLMLEPGKIPLFMSIDKCKFRKAVVPGDQLRIEVEKIKVKRNVIVAKGKCTVDGAVVSEADLMFAIQEL from the coding sequence ATGGAACCAGTAATGAATATAGAAGATATTATGAAAATACTACCTCACAGATATCCGTTCCTGTTAGTAGACAGAGTGATTGAAAAGAATGGAACTGAAACATTGGTAGCAATAAAAAATGTAACAATGAATGAGGAATTTTTTAACGGACATTTTCCGGGAAAACCTGTAATGCCCGGAGTTTTACAAGTGGAAGCAATGGCGCAAGCAGTAGGACTGCTTATGCTTGAACCGGGGAAAATACCGTTATTTATGTCAATAGATAAATGTAAATTTAGAAAGGCGGTTGTGCCGGGAGATCAATTAAGAATTGAAGTGGAAAAAATAAAAGTAAAAAGAAATGTAATAGTTGCCAAAGGGAAATGTACTGTTGACGGAGCAGTTGTAAGTGAAGCAGATTTAATGTTTGCAATACAGGAACTGTAA